TAGCGCGGATCTTTTTTCAAGCGCTCACACACTTGCAGACCATCCATACTGCCCGGCATCATTACGTCGAGCAAAATAATATGTGGCATCACCGTTTGCGCCATTTGATAGCCGCTGTCGCCGTTATCGGCTTCGTGTAATTCGTATTCGCCGAAATCGAGCGTCATACGGATGAGCTTGCGGATATCGGCTTGATCTTCCACGATCAAAATGCGTTTGGTTTTCATGTCCATCTCCGAATCATTATTCCCTCACGGGCATGCTTACTGCATTATTTTTCTACTACCGGCGCTTTTTTCGCCGTCTGCATACGCCGCATCAAAGCCACCATATCATGTGCGTAGCGCTGCGCCTGTTGGGCGTCGAGTACTTGGGTATCCTGTACCGGGGCACCGGTTGCCAGCTCCAGATTAAATTCGATGATGTCATCGCCCTCGCCCTCGACCACAGTCATGCGGCCACCGTGCAGATGCAAAATTTGCTGACAAATTGGCAGGCCCAGACCAGGGCCGCCGGGCGCACCGGTTTTCACGGTTTTTTTCTCGCGCACATAGTCTTCGACGCGGTTGAAGGGCACGAACAATTTCTTTTTCAACAAACCGCTATTGGCAAAATGCCCGTGGTTGCGCAAGCTCAGAATCACATGGGTGCCAGTGCAGCGCAACACGATTTCCAAGCGTGATTTGGGTGAAGCATGGCGCGCGGCATTAGCGATCAA
The sequence above is drawn from the Undibacterium sp. CCC3.4 genome and encodes:
- a CDS encoding response regulator transcription factor — protein: MKTKRILIVEDQADIRKLIRMTLDFGEYELHEADNGDSGYQMAQTVMPHIILLDVMMPGSMDGLQVCERLKKDPRYAATRIVMLTARGQQSDIDTGLKMGANSYMIKPFSPLELMDTVENYFSEIEAAGGLS